A genomic stretch from Pseudomonas sp. MUP55 includes:
- a CDS encoding CynX/NimT family MFS transporter, which translates to MNLETKPVPDLEELLIDAEADDEAVQQAHPTVTRPLLLLLGLVLVALNLRPALSSLSPLLAEISGNLGLSAAKAGLLTTLPVLCLGLFAPTAPILARRFGAERVVLGILLTLAGGIILRSSFGEVGLFAGSLIAGASIGIIGVLLPGIVKRDFARQAGAMTGVYTMALCLGAALAAGATVPLTRYFGDSWQIGLGFWIVPALVAALFWLPQLGHKHGTHRVAYRVKGLLRDPLAWQVTLYMGLQSSLAYIVFGWLPSILIGRGLSATEAGLALSGSIIVQLLSSLAAPWLATRGKDQRLAIVVVMLLTLGGLFGCLYAPLDGLWGWAIVLGLGQGGTFSLALTLIVLRSRDSHVAANLSSMAQGIGYTLASMGPFAVGLVHDWTGGWTAIGWIFAVIGLGAIIAGLGAGRARYVNVTSEKV; encoded by the coding sequence ATGAACCTTGAAACCAAACCTGTGCCCGACCTGGAAGAACTGTTGATTGACGCCGAAGCGGACGACGAGGCCGTGCAACAGGCGCATCCGACCGTCACGCGTCCCTTGCTGTTGCTGCTGGGCCTGGTGCTGGTGGCGCTGAACCTGCGACCGGCGTTATCGAGCCTGTCGCCGTTGCTGGCCGAGATATCTGGCAACCTGGGGTTATCGGCGGCCAAGGCCGGGCTGCTGACGACATTGCCGGTGCTGTGCCTGGGGCTGTTCGCGCCCACGGCGCCGATCCTGGCGCGGCGCTTTGGTGCCGAGCGTGTGGTGCTCGGCATCCTGCTGACCCTGGCCGGCGGGATCATCCTGCGCAGTTCGTTCGGCGAAGTGGGGTTGTTTGCCGGCAGCCTGATTGCCGGGGCCAGTATCGGCATCATCGGCGTGTTGCTGCCCGGCATCGTCAAGCGTGATTTCGCCCGGCAGGCCGGCGCCATGACGGGTGTCTACACCATGGCATTGTGCTTGGGGGCCGCACTGGCTGCCGGTGCCACTGTGCCGTTGACCCGTTACTTCGGCGACAGCTGGCAGATTGGCCTGGGTTTCTGGATCGTGCCGGCGCTGGTGGCGGCGCTGTTCTGGCTGCCGCAGCTCGGGCACAAACACGGCACCCACCGAGTTGCCTACCGAGTCAAAGGCCTGCTGCGCGACCCGCTGGCCTGGCAGGTGACCCTGTACATGGGCCTGCAATCCTCCCTGGCCTACATCGTGTTCGGCTGGTTGCCGTCGATCCTCATCGGTCGCGGCCTGAGCGCCACCGAGGCCGGGCTGGCGCTGTCCGGCTCGATCATCGTGCAGTTGCTCAGTTCCCTGGCCGCGCCATGGCTGGCCACACGGGGCAAGGATCAGCGGCTGGCGATCGTGGTGGTGATGCTGCTCACACTGGGCGGTCTGTTCGGTTGCCTGTATGCACCGCTCGATGGCCTGTGGGGCTGGGCGATTGTGCTGGGCCTGGGCCAGGGCGGCACCTTCAGCCTGGCGCTGACCCTGATCGTGCTGCGCTCCCGGGATTCCCATGTGGCCGCCAACTTGTCGAGCATGGCCCAGGGCATTGGCTACACCCTGGCCTCGATGGGCCCGTTTGCGGTCGGCCTGGTGCATGACTGGACCGGTGGCTGGACGGCGATCGGCTGGATCTTCGCCGTGATCGGCCTCGGCGCGATTATCGCCGGCCTCGGCGCCGGTCGCGCACGCTACGTCAATGTCACCAGCGAGAAAGTCTAG
- a CDS encoding FadR/GntR family transcriptional regulator, translating to MTDIAPLIKRSLVDQALEQLRLRIAQGVWAIGERLPTEPELSAELGISRNTVREAMRVLAFSGLIDIRQGDGSYLRSITDPLGTMRALSHCTLEQAQETRAILEVEAIGLAALRRTDDDLHRLREALTASAELFQGDLEAYISADLLFHQQLVDAAHNPALSELYQYFSAIVGAQLRQTLNTSPRRQAVFDLHGALLDAVEQHDPQRAKSLCRQLINEP from the coding sequence ATGACAGACATCGCACCACTGATCAAACGTTCCCTGGTTGACCAGGCCCTTGAGCAACTGCGCCTGCGCATTGCCCAGGGCGTGTGGGCCATCGGCGAGCGGCTGCCCACCGAGCCTGAGTTGTCCGCCGAGCTGGGCATCAGCCGTAATACCGTGCGTGAAGCCATGCGGGTGTTGGCGTTTTCCGGGCTGATCGATATTCGCCAGGGCGACGGCAGTTACTTGCGTTCGATCACCGATCCACTGGGGACGATGCGGGCGTTGTCCCATTGCACCCTGGAGCAGGCGCAGGAGACCCGCGCGATTCTGGAGGTGGAGGCCATCGGGCTCGCGGCGCTGCGGCGTACCGATGACGATCTGCACCGGCTGCGCGAAGCGCTCACTGCCAGCGCCGAGCTGTTTCAAGGTGACCTTGAGGCCTATATCAGCGCCGACCTGCTGTTCCATCAACAGCTGGTGGATGCGGCGCACAACCCGGCCTTGAGTGAGCTGTACCAGTACTTTTCGGCCATCGTCGGCGCTCAGTTGCGCCAGACCCTGAACACCTCGCCACGACGCCAGGCGGTCTTCGACCTGCACGGCGCCCTGCTCGATGCGGTGGAACAACACGACCCGCAACGCGCCAAATCCCTCTGCCGGCAGTTGATCAATGAACCTTGA
- a CDS encoding type II toxin-antitoxin system MqsR family toxin codes for MEKYTPHYDLAVIKADVRRLGARAFTRAAKETGKALDLDISEMQAIVYELKNRMLYKSMTTYADHRVWQDVYHIHSHGLEIYIKVTYCSGSNPPVISFKGMNP; via the coding sequence ATGGAAAAGTACACACCTCATTACGATCTGGCGGTGATCAAGGCGGATGTCAGGCGGCTGGGAGCACGAGCATTCACCCGTGCGGCCAAGGAAACGGGAAAGGCTCTCGACCTCGATATCAGCGAGATGCAGGCGATCGTTTACGAACTCAAAAACCGGATGTTGTACAAGTCGATGACCACCTACGCCGATCATCGGGTCTGGCAAGACGTCTACCACATCCACTCACATGGTCTGGAGATTTACATCAAGGTGACTTACTGCTCCGGCAGTAATCCTCCGGTGATCTCCTTCAAAGGGATGAACCCATGA
- a CDS encoding amino acid ABC transporter ATP-binding protein — protein sequence MSEAIKQPVSPEGIIQMQGVNKWYGQFHVLKDINLNVKQGERIVLCGPSGSGKSTTIRCLNRLEEHQQGRIVVDGVELTNDLKQIEAIRREVGMVFQHFNLFPHLTILQNCTLAPMWVRKMPKRKAEEIAMHYLERVRIPEQAHKFPGQLSGGQQQRVAIARALCMKPKIMLFDEPTSALDPEMVKEVLDTMIGLAEDGMTMLCVTHEMGFARTVANRVIFMDKGEIVEQAAPNDFFDNPQNERTKLFLSQILH from the coding sequence ATGAGCGAAGCAATCAAACAGCCTGTGAGCCCTGAAGGCATTATCCAGATGCAGGGCGTCAACAAGTGGTACGGCCAGTTCCACGTGTTGAAAGACATCAACCTCAACGTCAAGCAGGGCGAGCGCATTGTGTTGTGCGGCCCTTCGGGTTCGGGCAAGTCCACCACCATCCGCTGCCTCAACCGTCTGGAAGAGCACCAGCAGGGCCGCATCGTGGTCGATGGCGTGGAGTTGACCAACGATCTCAAGCAGATCGAGGCGATCCGCCGTGAAGTCGGCATGGTGTTCCAGCACTTCAACCTGTTCCCGCACCTGACCATCCTGCAGAACTGCACGCTGGCACCGATGTGGGTACGCAAGATGCCCAAGCGCAAGGCCGAAGAAATTGCCATGCATTACCTTGAGCGCGTGCGTATTCCGGAGCAGGCCCACAAGTTTCCGGGGCAACTGTCCGGTGGCCAGCAACAGCGCGTGGCCATTGCCCGTGCGCTGTGCATGAAGCCCAAAATCATGCTGTTCGACGAGCCGACTTCGGCCCTCGACCCGGAAATGGTGAAAGAGGTTCTCGACACCATGATCGGCCTGGCCGAAGACGGCATGACCATGTTGTGCGTGACCCACGAAATGGGCTTTGCCCGCACCGTGGCCAACCGCGTGATCTTCATGGACAAGGGCGAAATCGTGGAGCAGGCGGCGCCGAATGACTTCTTCGACAACCCGCAGAATGAGCGGACCAAGTTGTTCCTGAGCCAGATCCTGCATTGA
- a CDS encoding fimbria/pilus outer membrane usher protein: MSYRDGAAVPATQATPTLALMALLCALVPGVARADTSGFDVQTLHQRGIDPQLASLLLAAPRFAAGGHSVNLRVNGQPRGRHEVNFDQQGNLCFDRALLDAANLVMPSETPGCHDFIARYPQSLVEPDPAMLTVSLVVPTEALRPAQQDTSGYETGGFGGLLNYDFSGFYNRFGDDASRFGSANTEVGFNAGDWIVRSRQVQTWQDGLSRSTHLQAYAQRTFANQQAVLQAGQINLYNPVLSGAQITGVQVLTEHALQEQGQGALIQGIANSPAQVEVRQNGVLIHSTVVPAGPFALTDVRRLNTRSDVEVTVKESVGGERRFSVPAAMLGLGLPAPGYSLAAGRVRTVGDAKGDDPWVVSAGWTGSLHPQLTLGSGVMAASEYRSVGASLGWMPWLDSQVQLATQVSNTQALETVSGVQTDLSWSQRLGEQWSISAANSWRSIGYRELEESSYEADDRHHNARYRDQQSLNLGWSHPLLGAFSAGASRSTNFSGKSSSRALASWGTSLRAVSVSASAEWQMSGSQQQDNALYLTLSVPLGENRRLRSWVRNSGGENRTGLGLTEQIDDQLSYRVSAEHDSRDHQVQSTLGISALPRYSQLDLSYSRSDAERSSYQGGARGAVVLHGDGVTFSPYSVRDTFALVSVGEISGIKLSTPSGPVWTDWQGQAVVPHVAAYGRSPVEVQTRSLPRNADINNGLAMISAGRGAVDRVEFGVGLTRRVLLTVSTDRGQALPAGASVSSGSGEFITLVQEGSQVFLPNVLDQPTLWITTPQGGRCELRYELAQAADPSVYFETAPARCNLP; the protein is encoded by the coding sequence TTGAGTTACCGTGACGGCGCAGCCGTGCCCGCGACCCAGGCCACCCCCACCTTGGCGCTGATGGCTCTGCTGTGCGCGCTGGTGCCGGGCGTTGCCCGGGCCGACACCTCAGGTTTCGACGTCCAGACCCTGCACCAGCGCGGCATCGACCCGCAGTTGGCCAGCCTGTTGCTGGCCGCCCCGCGTTTCGCCGCCGGCGGGCACAGCGTCAACCTGCGCGTCAACGGCCAGCCACGTGGTCGGCACGAAGTGAATTTCGATCAGCAGGGCAATCTGTGCTTCGACCGCGCCTTGCTGGACGCCGCCAACCTGGTGATGCCCAGTGAAACGCCGGGCTGTCACGATTTTATCGCGCGGTATCCCCAGAGCCTGGTGGAGCCGGACCCGGCAATGCTGACGGTATCGCTGGTGGTGCCCACCGAGGCCCTGCGTCCCGCGCAGCAGGATACCTCGGGCTATGAAACCGGCGGGTTCGGCGGGCTGCTCAATTACGACTTCAGCGGGTTCTACAACCGCTTCGGCGATGACGCCAGCCGGTTTGGCTCGGCCAACACCGAAGTGGGATTCAATGCCGGCGATTGGATCGTGCGCAGCCGCCAGGTGCAGACCTGGCAGGACGGCCTGTCGCGCAGCACCCATCTGCAAGCCTATGCCCAACGCACGTTTGCCAACCAGCAGGCGGTGCTGCAGGCCGGGCAGATCAACCTCTACAACCCGGTGCTGTCCGGCGCGCAGATCACCGGCGTCCAGGTGCTCACCGAGCATGCTCTACAGGAACAGGGCCAGGGTGCGCTGATCCAGGGCATCGCCAACAGCCCGGCACAGGTTGAAGTACGCCAGAACGGCGTCCTGATTCACTCCACCGTGGTGCCCGCCGGCCCCTTTGCCTTGACCGATGTGCGCCGCTTGAACACGCGCTCGGACGTCGAAGTCACGGTCAAGGAAAGTGTCGGCGGTGAACGGCGCTTCAGCGTACCGGCCGCCATGCTCGGCCTGGGCTTGCCAGCGCCGGGTTATTCATTGGCGGCAGGCCGGGTGCGCACTGTCGGCGACGCCAAGGGCGATGATCCCTGGGTGGTCAGCGCCGGTTGGACCGGCTCTCTGCATCCGCAATTGACGCTGGGCAGCGGCGTGATGGCGGCCAGCGAATACCGCTCGGTGGGCGCCAGCCTCGGCTGGATGCCATGGTTGGACAGTCAGGTTCAACTGGCCACGCAAGTCTCCAATACCCAGGCGCTGGAAACAGTGTCCGGCGTACAGACCGATCTTTCCTGGTCACAGCGCCTGGGGGAACAGTGGTCGATCAGCGCCGCCAATTCCTGGCGCAGCATCGGTTATCGCGAACTCGAAGAAAGCAGCTATGAGGCTGATGACCGCCATCACAACGCACGCTATCGCGACCAGCAAAGCCTCAACCTGGGATGGTCACATCCGCTGCTGGGTGCGTTCAGCGCCGGGGCTTCGCGTTCGACCAACTTTAGCGGGAAAAGCAGCAGCCGCGCGTTGGCGTCCTGGGGCACAAGCCTGCGCGCGGTGTCTGTGTCAGCCAGCGCCGAGTGGCAAATGAGCGGCAGCCAGCAACAGGACAACGCGCTCTATCTCACCCTCAGCGTACCGCTGGGCGAGAATCGCCGGCTGCGCAGTTGGGTGCGCAACTCAGGCGGTGAAAATCGCACCGGCCTGGGCCTGACCGAACAGATCGACGACCAGCTCAGCTACCGCGTCAGCGCCGAACACGACAGCCGCGACCATCAAGTGCAAAGCACCCTGGGCATCTCGGCGCTGCCGCGCTACAGCCAGCTCGATCTGAGCTACAGCCGCTCCGATGCCGAGCGTTCGAGCTACCAGGGTGGCGCTCGCGGCGCCGTGGTGCTGCACGGTGACGGCGTGACGTTTTCCCCCTACTCGGTGCGCGACACCTTTGCCCTGGTGTCTGTGGGCGAGATCAGCGGTATCAAGCTCAGCACCCCCAGCGGCCCGGTCTGGACCGACTGGCAAGGCCAGGCCGTGGTGCCGCACGTGGCCGCTTATGGCCGCAGCCCGGTGGAAGTCCAGACCCGCTCGCTGCCGCGCAATGCCGATATCAACAACGGCCTGGCGATGATCTCGGCCGGGCGCGGCGCGGTGGACCGGGTCGAATTCGGCGTCGGCCTGACTCGCCGCGTGCTGCTCACCGTCAGCACCGACCGAGGCCAAGCGTTGCCTGCCGGCGCGTCCGTCAGCAGCGGTAGCGGTGAATTCATTACCTTGGTCCAGGAAGGCAGCCAGGTGTTTCTGCCCAACGTGCTGGATCAACCCACGCTGTGGATAACCACGCCGCAAGGTGGACGCTGCGAGCTGCGCTACGAACTGGCGCAAGCAGCCGACCCCTCGGTGTACTTCGAAACCGCGCCTGCCCGGTGCAACCTCCCATGA
- a CDS encoding type II toxin-antitoxin system MqsA family antitoxin, producing the protein MKTQQCCICGAPDAMTRFEGRSETLRIKGMERRIDDLSGWECQVCEDGMYDPDSSERHAKAGDELLHAARQMMGAELKRIRRKLQLTQKETVQWLSGGGHNAFSRYERGEITPPKPLMVLMRLLDHHPHLLDDARALAEGADLRNAFTHTINNETQEALKAF; encoded by the coding sequence ATGAAAACCCAACAATGCTGTATCTGTGGTGCCCCCGACGCCATGACACGCTTTGAAGGTCGCAGCGAAACCCTGCGCATAAAAGGGATGGAGCGGCGCATTGATGACCTTTCAGGCTGGGAATGCCAGGTGTGCGAGGACGGCATGTACGATCCCGACAGCAGCGAACGCCATGCCAAGGCAGGTGATGAACTGCTCCACGCCGCCCGGCAGATGATGGGCGCCGAACTCAAGCGTATTCGCCGCAAGCTGCAGCTCACGCAGAAAGAAACCGTGCAATGGCTGTCCGGCGGCGGGCACAACGCATTTTCCCGCTACGAACGCGGCGAAATAACGCCGCCCAAACCGCTGATGGTGCTGATGCGCCTGCTGGACCATCACCCGCACTTGCTCGACGACGCCAGGGCGCTGGCCGAGGGCGCAGACCTGCGTAACGCCTTCACCCACACCATCAACAACGAAACGCAGGAAGCCCTCAAAGCCTTCTGA
- a CDS encoding amino acid ABC transporter permease, with protein sequence MSSHTFKPDMPPPSKVFGPMAWMRANLFSSWLNTLLTLLAFYLIYLVVPPILHWAILDANWVGTTRADCTKEGACWVFIQQRFGQFMYGYYPGDLRWRVDLTVWLAIVGVAPLFISRFPRKAIYGLSFLVLYPIIAFFLLHGGIFGLANVATSQWGGLMLTLVIATVGIAGALPLGIVLALGRRSNMPAIRVVCVTFIEFWRGVPLITVLFMSSVMLPLFLPEGMNFDKLLRALIGVILFQSAYVAEVVRGGLQAIPKGQYEAAAAMGLGYWRSMGLVILPQALKMVIPGIVNTFIALFKDTSLVIIIGLFDLLNSVKQAAADPKWLGMATEGYVFAALVFWIFCFGMSRYSMHLERKLDTGHKR encoded by the coding sequence ATGAGTTCGCATACGTTCAAACCTGATATGCCGCCACCGAGCAAAGTCTTCGGGCCGATGGCATGGATGCGCGCCAACCTGTTTTCCAGCTGGCTCAATACCCTGCTGACATTGCTGGCGTTCTACCTGATCTACCTGGTCGTGCCGCCCATCCTGCACTGGGCCATCCTCGACGCCAACTGGGTCGGCACCACCCGCGCCGACTGCACCAAGGAAGGCGCCTGCTGGGTGTTCATCCAGCAGCGCTTCGGCCAGTTCATGTACGGCTACTACCCCGGCGACCTGCGCTGGCGCGTGGACCTGACCGTGTGGCTGGCCATCGTCGGCGTGGCGCCGTTGTTCATCTCGCGCTTCCCGCGCAAGGCGATCTATGGCCTGAGCTTTCTGGTGCTGTACCCGATCATCGCGTTTTTCCTGCTGCACGGCGGGATCTTCGGCCTGGCCAACGTGGCCACCAGTCAATGGGGCGGCCTGATGCTGACCCTGGTGATCGCCACCGTCGGCATCGCCGGCGCCTTGCCCCTGGGCATCGTGCTGGCGTTGGGGCGGCGTTCGAACATGCCGGCGATTCGGGTGGTCTGCGTGACCTTCATCGAATTCTGGCGCGGCGTGCCGTTGATCACGGTGCTGTTCATGTCCTCGGTGATGCTGCCGTTGTTCCTGCCCGAAGGCATGAACTTCGACAAGCTGCTGCGGGCGCTGATCGGCGTGATCCTGTTCCAGTCGGCCTATGTGGCCGAAGTGGTGCGCGGTGGGTTGCAGGCCATTCCCAAAGGCCAGTACGAAGCAGCGGCCGCGATGGGCCTGGGTTACTGGCGCAGCATGGGCCTGGTGATTCTGCCGCAAGCCTTGAAGATGGTGATCCCCGGGATCGTCAACACCTTCATCGCCCTGTTCAAGGACACCAGCCTTGTGATCATCATCGGCCTGTTCGACCTGCTCAACAGCGTCAAGCAAGCCGCCGCCGACCCCAAATGGCTGGGCATGGCCACCGAAGGCTACGTGTTCGCCGCCCTGGTGTTCTGGATTTTCTGTTTTGGTATGTCGCGCTATTCCATGCATCTGGAACGCAAGCTCGACACAGGCCACAAGCGTTAG
- a CDS encoding amino acid ABC transporter permease has translation MQTQIGAPKQKLSFSDPKVRAWLFQIITIVAVVSLGWYLFNNTQTNLQHRGITSGFDFLERSAGFGIAQHLIDYTESDSYARVFVIGLLNTLLVTVIGVVLATLLGFIIGVARLSPNWMINKLATVYVEVFRNIPPLLQILFWYFAVFLTMPGPRNSHNFGDTFFVSSRGLNMPAALAADGFWPFVGSVVVAIVAIVLMTRWANKRFEATGVPFHKFWAGLALLIVIPALCALIFGAPLHWEMPKLSGFNFVGGWVLIPELLALTLALTVYTAAFIAEIVRSGIKSVSHGQTEAARSLGLRPGPTLRKVIIPQALRVIIPPLTSQYLNLAKNSSLAAGIGYPEMVSLFAGTVLNQTGQAIEVIAITMSVYLAISISISLLMNWYNKRIALIER, from the coding sequence ATGCAAACTCAAATCGGCGCACCAAAGCAGAAGCTCAGCTTCAGCGATCCCAAAGTGCGTGCGTGGCTCTTCCAGATCATCACCATAGTGGCGGTGGTCTCGCTGGGCTGGTACCTCTTCAACAATACTCAGACCAACCTGCAACACCGGGGCATCACCTCGGGTTTCGACTTTCTTGAGCGCAGTGCCGGCTTCGGCATCGCGCAGCATTTGATCGATTACACCGAATCGGACAGCTATGCCCGCGTCTTTGTGATCGGCCTGCTCAACACCTTGCTGGTGACCGTGATCGGTGTGGTGCTGGCGACCCTGCTCGGCTTCATCATCGGCGTGGCACGCCTGTCGCCCAACTGGATGATCAACAAGCTTGCGACGGTGTACGTGGAGGTGTTCCGCAACATTCCGCCGCTGCTGCAGATCCTGTTCTGGTACTTCGCGGTGTTCCTGACCATGCCGGGGCCGCGCAACAGCCATAACTTCGGTGACACCTTTTTCGTCAGCAGCCGGGGCCTGAACATGCCGGCCGCGCTGGCCGCCGACGGGTTCTGGCCGTTCGTGGGCAGCGTCGTGGTGGCGATTGTCGCCATCGTGCTGATGACCCGCTGGGCCAATAAGCGCTTTGAAGCCACTGGCGTGCCGTTCCACAAGTTCTGGGCGGGCCTGGCGCTGCTCATCGTGATCCCGGCGCTGTGCGCGCTGATCTTCGGTGCGCCGCTGCACTGGGAAATGCCGAAGCTTTCAGGCTTCAACTTTGTCGGTGGCTGGGTGCTGATCCCGGAGCTGCTGGCGCTGACCCTGGCACTTACCGTCTACACCGCAGCGTTTATCGCCGAGATCGTGCGTTCGGGCATCAAGTCCGTCAGCCACGGCCAGACCGAAGCCGCACGTTCCCTGGGCCTGCGCCCCGGGCCGACGTTGCGCAAGGTCATCATCCCGCAAGCGTTGCGGGTGATCATTCCGCCGCTGACCAGCCAATACCTGAACCTGGCGAAGAACTCGTCGCTGGCCGCCGGTATCGGTTACCCGGAAATGGTTTCGCTGTTTGCCGGCACGGTGCTCAACCAGACCGGCCAGGCCATCGAAGTCATTGCCATCACCATGAGCGTGTACCTGGCGATCAGCATCAGCATTTCGCTGCTGATGAACTGGTACAACAAGCGCATTGCGCTGATCGAGCGGTGA
- a CDS encoding DUF1120 domain-containing protein: MPLVTCLRQLSLGLLLGFAATAQAQDECQLGISEPQVDFGWMNRLAQNDSAAQRLLGERRLSLTINCAQVQDLSLFYRAPANSAHRLLFTEHGSYAIEVGNAVLDGRAVELGTLPAAGQAPVSTGSALEWRAGHGIAPVEQGAVLTGKTLSLQLTLRAWADSAATHVQDAATWEVSGTFHGPRSARYRELTLRAHFAPIACLPTLSDHGVVDYATLYAKDLNATTDTPLPTRTLRLSVTCDAPIRFALRMKDNRDGSATGGTDETAYGLDLDASGNKIGRFYLTIDPAEFSADSLPTLYRTDSTSDGVAWSTATARQIPMAANSLLGFTDKSGVSTGPVAMQTLTGTLRIKTYLAPLQSLDLRDIVRLNGSGTVEIVYL, from the coding sequence ATGCCCCTTGTCACCTGTTTGCGTCAACTGAGCCTGGGGCTATTGCTCGGGTTTGCCGCTACCGCTCAGGCCCAGGACGAATGCCAACTGGGCATCAGCGAACCGCAGGTGGATTTCGGCTGGATGAACCGCCTTGCGCAAAATGACAGCGCGGCCCAACGTCTGCTTGGCGAGCGGCGCTTGAGCCTGACGATCAATTGCGCGCAGGTCCAGGACCTCAGCCTGTTCTACCGCGCACCGGCCAACAGCGCGCACCGCCTGCTGTTTACCGAGCACGGCAGCTATGCCATCGAGGTGGGCAACGCCGTCCTGGACGGCCGCGCCGTGGAATTGGGTACGCTGCCAGCTGCGGGCCAGGCGCCCGTGTCCACCGGCAGCGCGCTGGAGTGGCGCGCCGGCCATGGCATCGCGCCGGTCGAACAGGGTGCGGTGCTCACCGGAAAAACCCTGTCGCTGCAACTGACCCTGCGCGCCTGGGCCGACAGCGCAGCGACACACGTGCAGGACGCCGCCACCTGGGAAGTCTCCGGCACCTTCCACGGCCCCCGCAGCGCACGTTATCGGGAACTGACGCTGCGCGCGCACTTTGCGCCCATCGCCTGCCTGCCGACGTTATCCGACCACGGCGTGGTGGACTACGCCACGTTGTATGCCAAGGACCTCAACGCCACCACGGACACCCCGCTGCCCACCCGCACCCTGCGCCTGAGCGTGACCTGCGATGCGCCGATTCGCTTCGCCCTGCGCATGAAAGACAACCGCGACGGCTCGGCCACCGGCGGCACCGACGAAACCGCCTATGGCCTGGACCTGGATGCCAGCGGCAACAAAATCGGGCGTTTTTACCTGACCATTGATCCGGCAGAGTTCAGCGCCGACAGCCTTCCCACGCTGTACCGCACCGACTCCACCAGCGATGGCGTGGCGTGGAGCACGGCCACCGCGCGGCAAATCCCCATGGCCGCCAACAGCCTGCTGGGCTTTACCGACAAGAGCGGCGTGAGCACCGGGCCGGTCGCCATGCAGACCCTGACCGGCACGCTGCGCATCAAGACCTACCTGGCACCGCTGCAAAGCCTGGATCTACGTGACATCGTGCGCCTCAATGGGTCCGGCACCGTCGAGATCGTCTATCTCTAG